In Primulina eburnea isolate SZY01 chromosome 5, ASM2296580v1, whole genome shotgun sequence, a single window of DNA contains:
- the LOC140832020 gene encoding L-arabinokinase-like isoform X2: MTEVEWLKSINADLVVSDVVPVACRAAADAGIRSVCATNFSWDFIYAEYVMAAGYHHRSIVWQIAEDYSHCEFLIRLPGYCPMPAFHDAIDVPLVVRRLHKSREEVRKELGIMEDVKVVILNFGGQPAGWTLKEEYLPHGWLCLVCGASDTDVLPPNFIKLAKDTYTPDVIAASDCMLGKIGYGTVSESLAFKIPFVFVRRDYFNEEPFLRNMLEFYQAGVEMIRRDLLTGHWRPYLERAISLKPCYEGGVNGGEVAANIFQDTASGKNYTSNKLSGARRLQDAIVLGYQLQRVPGRDLSIPDWYANAENELGLRTDSPIAEIDEDNFIMPSCLEDFEILHGDFLGLSDTVSFLKSLSELDVVHDSGKATEKCQIRDRKAAAGLFHWEEDIFVARAPGRLDVMGGIADYSGSLVLQMPIREACHVAVQKIHPGKQRLWKHAQARQDAKGQGPTPVLQIVSYGSELSNRGPTFDMDLSDFTDGEQPMSYERARSYFSRDPSQRWAAYIAGTILVLMKEFGLHFENSISMLVSSAVPEGKGVSSSAAVEVATMSAVAAAHGLNIKPRDLALLCQKVENHVVGAPCGVMDQMTSACGEANKLLAMVCQPAEVLGLVDIPSHVRFWGIDSGIRHSVGGADYGSVRIGAFMGRKIIKSVASEVLSQSLTDGTTFDDLEEDGIELLETEASLEYLCNLSPHRYEALYIKQLPETLLGETFLKKYNDHNDPVTVIDQKRDYGLRAATKHPIYENFRVKAFKALLTSAASGDQLTALGELMYQCHYSYSACGLGSNGTDRLVQLVQEMQHSKNSRAAEGTLYGAKITGGGSGGTICVVGKNSSRSGEQILQIQQRYKCATGYLPIVFEASSPGAGKFGHLRIRRRT, translated from the exons ATTGCAGAAGATTATTCACATTGTGAATTCCTTATTCGCCTCCCAGGATACTGCCCGA TGCCTGCATTCCATGATGCAATAGACGTTCCTTTGGTCGTGAGGAGATTACACAAGTCACGAGAGGAG GTGCGGAAAGAACTTGGAATCATGGAAGATGTGAAGGTTGTTATTCTCAACTTTGGTGGACAG CCAGCTGGCTGGACTTTAAAGGAGGAGTACCTGCCTCATGGATGGCTTTGTCTG GTTTGTGGTGCTTCTGATACTGACGTTCTTCCACCAAATTTCATAAAGCTAGCAAAAGATACATACACCCCTGATGTGATTGCTGCATCTGATTGCATGCTTG GAAAAATTGGATATGGGACAGTTAGTGAGTCTCTGGCATTCAAGATACCATTTGTCTTTGTACGTAGGGACTACTTCAATGAGGAGCCATTCTTGAGAAATATGCTTGAG TTCTATCAAGCTGGAGTCGAGATGATTAGAAGGGATTTACTTACTGGACACTGGAGACCATACCTGGAACGTGCGATTAGTTTGAAACCTTGCTATGAGGGAGGAGTCAACGGTGGTGAG GTTGCAGCTAATATTTTTCAAGATACAGCTTCAGGGAAAAATTATACATCCAACAAG CTAAGTGGGGCTAGGAGATTACAGGATGCTATTGTTCTTGGGTATCAACTCCAGAGAGTTCCTGGAAGAGATCTGAGCATTCCAGACTGGTATGCAAATGCTGAAAATGAACTTGGTCTTCGTACAGATTCTCCAATCGCTGAAATTGATGAAGATAATTTTATCATGCCCTC ATGCCTCGAGGACTTTGAGATTCTTCATGGGGATTTTTTGGGTCTCTCTGATACTGTGAGTTTCTTGAAGAGCTTATCAGAACTTGATGTTGTCCATGATTCTGGAAAAGCTACCGAGAAATGCCAGATTAGGGACCGGAAAGCTGCTGCTGGTCTCTTTCATTGGGAG GAAGACATTTTTGTGGCAAGAGCACCAGGAAGATTAGATGTTATGGGTGGAATTGCAGACTACTCTGGAAGCCTTGTATTGCAG ATGCCAATCAGAGAAGCTTGTCATGTTGCTGTGCAAAAGATCCATCCTGGAAAACAGAGACTATGGAAGCATGCACAGGCCCGACAGGATGCTAAAGGACAAGGACCGACTCCTGTTCTACAAATT GTATCTTATGGATCTGAATTAAGCAACCGTGGACCAACCTTTGATATGGATTTGTCGGATTTCACGGATGGGGAGCAGCCAATGTCGTATGAGAGGGCCAGAAGTTACTTTTCTCGAGATCCATCCCAAAG ATGGGCTGCTTATATTGCCGGAACCATCCTCGTGTTGATGAAAGAATTTGGATTACATTTCGAGAATAGTATTAGCATGCTG GTATCTTCTGCTGTGCCGGAAGGTAAAGGCGTCTCTTCTTCTGCAGCTGTGGAGGTTGCTACTATGTCTGCAGTTGCTGCTGCTCATG GATTAAATATCAAACCTAGagatcttgctttgctctgccAAAAG GTGGAGAATCACGTGGTTGGAGCTCCGTGTGGTGTGATGGATCAGATGACTTCTGCATGTGGTGAAGCTAACAAACTACTTGCTATGGTTTGCCAG CCTGCAGAGGTATTGGGTCTGGTGGACATTCCAAGTCACGTAAGATTTTGGGGAATCGATTCTGGAATCAGGCACAG CGTTGGTGGTGCTGATTATGGATCTGTGAGGATAGGAGCCTTTATGGGCCGAAAAATCATAAAGTCGGTTGCGTCAGAAGTGTTATCTCAGTCTTTGACTGATGGAACAACCTTTGATGATCTGGAAGAGGATGGGATCGAACTACTTGAAACCGAGGCATCTTTGGAATACTTGTGCAACTTATCGCCCCACAG ATACGAAGCTCTTTACATTAAGCAGCTTCCTGAAACCTTGCTTGGCGAGACTTTCTTAAAGAAATATAACGACCACAACGATCCAGTCACTGTAATAGATCAGAAGCGAGATTATGGGCTCAGAGCAGCTACCAAACATCCTATATATGAAAATTTTCGAGTCAAG GCTTTCAAGGCTTTACTCACATCTGCAGCTTCAGGCGATCAATTGACTGCTCTCGGAGAGTTGATGTACCAG TGTCACTACAGTTACAGTGCTTGTGGACTCGGTTCAAATGGGACAGACAGGCTCGTTCAGCTGGTTCAAGAAATGCAGCACAGCAAAAATTCAAGGGCTGCAGAAGGAACCTTGTATGGTGCAAAGATAACAGGGGGAGGATCTGGAGGGACGATTTGTGTTGTTGGCAAAAACTCTTCAAGAAGTGGTGAACAAATTCTTCAG ATTCAGCAGAGATATAAATGTGCCACTGGTTATTTGCCTATTGTCTTTGAGGCTTCGTCTCCAGGTGCCGGCAAGTTTGGACACTTGAGAATTCGTCGTCGAACTTGA